One genomic segment of Hevea brasiliensis isolate MT/VB/25A 57/8 chromosome 3, ASM3005281v1, whole genome shotgun sequence includes these proteins:
- the LOC131178686 gene encoding protein CANDIDATE G-PROTEIN COUPLED RECEPTOR 7-like: protein MTKPPLFLPLSLLLILSLSSLITAEIKALSITNDGRSMILFEKFGFTHTGHVTISVSSVSVTSSINAPNPIPSRLGFFLLSEESLLQVLLEIQQNPNFCVLESHYTLHLFTFRDLSPPPLSSFNQSYPVTAPNEYSLFFANCAPETRVSMNVRTEVYNLEFDGSKDFLSAGLTQLPSLYFVYFIAYLAFLGFWIYICFTNRGSVHRIHLLMGGLLLMKALNLICAAEDKHYVKVTGTPHGWDVLFYIFQFIRVVLLFTVIVLIGTGWSFLKPFLQEKEKKVLMIVVPLQVLANVASVVIGETGPFIKDWVTWNQVFLLVDIICCCAIIFPIVWSIRSLRETSKTDGKAARNLAKLQLFRQFYIVVIGYLYFTRIVVFALKTIAAYKYQWVSNAAEETASLLFYAVMFYMFRPVEKNEYFVLDEEEEEAAEMALKDEEFEL from the coding sequence ATGACAAAACCACCGCTcttcctccctctctctctcctcctcaTACTCTCCCTCTCCTCTCTCATCACCGCCGAGATCAAAGCCTTATCGATTACCAACGATGGACGGTCCATGATCCTCTTTGAGAAATTCGGTTTCACGCACACTGGCCATGTCACCATCTCCGTCTCCTCCGTTTCAGTCACCTCCTCTATCAACGCCCCTAACCCCATCCCTTCTCGTCTCGGCTTCTTTCTCCTCTCCGAGGAGTCTCTCCTCCAAGTCCTCCTCGAGATCCAGCAAAACCCCAACTTCTGCGTCCTCGAGTCTCACTACACGCTCCATCTCTTTACTTTCCGCGATCTCTCTCCTCCGCCTCTCTCCTCATTCAACCAATCTTATCCCGTCACTGCCCCCAATGAATACTCTCTTTTCTTCGCCAATTGCGCGCCGGAGACGCGCGTGTCCATGAACGTTCGAACGGAGGTTTACAATCTCGAGTTCGATGGCTCTAAGGATTTCCTCTCTGCTGGCTTAACGCAGCTACCGTCGCTGTACTTTGTCTACTTCATTGCGTATCTCGCTTTTCTGGGCTTCTGGATCTACATTTGCTTCACCAATAGAGGATCTGTACATCGGATCCATTTGTTGATGGGTGGATTGCTTCTGATGAAAGCGCTCAACTTGATCTGTGCCGCGGAGGATAAGCATTACGTGAAGGTGACCGGTACCCCTCATGGTTGGGATGTTTTGTTCTACATTTTCCAGTTCATTCGTGTGGTTTTGCTCTTCACGGTGATTGTGTTGATTGGTACCGGATGGTCATTTTTGAAGCCATTCCTGCAAGAGAAGGAGAAGAAGGTGTTGATGATTGTGGTTCCCCTTCAGGTCTTGGCTAATGTGGCTTCTGTGGTGATTGGTGAGACAGGGCCCTTTATTAAGGATTGGGTCACCTGGAATCAGGTGTTCTTGTTAGTGGATATCATCTGCTGTTGCGCGATTATTTTCCCAATTGTCTGGTCTATTCGATCTCTGAGAGAGACCTCGAAGACTGATGGGAAGGCTGCTAGAAATCTGGCCAAACTGCAACTGTTTAGGCAGTTTTACATTGTTGTAATTGGATACTTGTATTTTACGAGGATTGTAGTGTTTGCACTTAAGACCATTGCAGCTTACAAGTATCAGTGGGTAAGTAATGCTGCGGAGGAGACTGCCAGTCTGTTGTTTTATGCGGTGATGTTTTACATGTTTAGGCCTGTGGAGAAGAATGAGTACTTTGTTCttgatgaggaggaagaggaggcTGCAGAGATGGCTCTTAAGGACGAAGAATTTGAGCTTTGA